Proteins found in one Heptranchias perlo isolate sHepPer1 chromosome 23, sHepPer1.hap1, whole genome shotgun sequence genomic segment:
- the mrpl58 gene encoding peptidyl-tRNA hydrolase ICT1, mitochondrial produces MLGRGAQLLRFPAAVLRSRAGLLQREYRSAYSPELLYPNSRADYSGREQGQDGPLQNSCGTDIPIGRLTVTYCRSSGPGGQNVNKVNTKAEVRFHVATADWLSEDVRSALITQHQNRINRAGQLIVTSEVSRYQMRNLADCLQKIRDMVAAVSQKPKQPSKEEAELRRMRVESMQRERLRQKKIHSTIKQDRRVRLD; encoded by the exons ATGTTGGGTCGCGGGGCCCAGTTGCTGCGGTTTCCAGCCGCTGTCCTGCGGTCCAGGGCCGGGCTTCTGCAGCGGGAATATCGCAGCGCCTACAGCCCGGAGCTGCTCTACCCGAACAGCAGAGCGGATTACAGCGGCCGCGAACAGGGACAG GATGGACCATTACAGAATTCCTGCGGCACAGATATACCGATAG GCCGTCTCACAGTAACGTACTGTCGGAGCAGTGGGCCTGGGGGACAGAATGTCAACAAAG TGAACACTAAGGCAGAGGTGAGGTTCCACGTGGCGACTGCAGACTGGCTGTCTGAGGATGTGCGGAGTGCTCTCATCACCCAG cATCAGAACAGAATCAATCGAGCCGGGCAACTGATCGTCACTTCAGAAGTCAGCAGGTACCAGATGAGAAACCTCGCTGACTGTTTGCAGAAGATTCGGGACATGGTGGCTGCAGTGAGTCAGAAACCCAAGCAGCCGTCTAAAGAGGAGGCCGAACTTCGGCGAATGAG GGTGGAGAGCATGCAACGAGAGCGGCTACGGCAGAAGAAGATCCACTCCACCATCAAACAGGACCGACGGGTCAGATTGGACTGA